Within the Kribbella aluminosa genome, the region ACGTACCTGCCGGCTGACCGGGCCGGGCTGCCGCTGTCGGAGCTCACACCGGCTCAGCAGTTGCTGGCCACGCGCCTGGTCGAGCTCGGCTGCAGTGAGCGCGGTGCCGCCGACTCCTGGGCAGTGCTGGACGCAGAGGTCATCCTGCGCGGCATCCCGGCGCTGCCGGCGTCAGGAGACTGGGAGGGCTCGGTCCTTGGCGACCGCTTCTTCCTACGCGTCCTCGGTGACCCGTCCGGGACCGGTCCGTGGGCGTGGCGTCTCAACGGGCACCACCTGGCGCTGCACGTGGCTGTCGTGGACGGTGCGATCGCGTTCACCCCACAGTTCATCGGGTCGAACCCGGCGCAGGTGCTGACCGGCCCTGAGACCGGACGCCGGTTCCTGGCCGCCGAACAGGACCTGGGCTTCGAGCTGCTGCACGCACTGGAGCCGGGGCAGCTGGAGGTCGCGCTTGTCTCTCCTGATGCGCCGGACGACCTCCTGACCCGCCACGACCCGGTGGCCGACGCGTCGCTGCTGTACCGCGGCCTGCCGTACGGCGACATGAACGAGCAGCAGCGTCAGCTCCTGAGCCTTCTGATCGGCCAGTACGTCGGACGCGCCGCCGGGCCGATCGGTCTCCAGACGTGGCAGGACATCACCGAGCAGGGCATCGAGCACCTGACGTTCGCGTGGGCCGGCGAGACGACTCCGGGCGTCGGGCACCGGCACTACTACTCGATCGCCGGACCGACGTTCCTGGCGGAGTACGACAACACCCAGGACAACGCGAACCACATCCACTCGGTATGGCGCGACC harbors:
- a CDS encoding DUF3500 domain-containing protein, coding for MVVEQTRDAVLDLLKSLSPAQLDKVRAPFDTPDHKEWTYLPADRAGLPLSELTPAQQLLATRLVELGCSERGAADSWAVLDAEVILRGIPALPASGDWEGSVLGDRFFLRVLGDPSGTGPWAWRLNGHHLALHVAVVDGAIAFTPQFIGSNPAQVLTGPETGRRFLAAEQDLGFELLHALEPGQLEVALVSPDAPDDLLTRHDPVADASLLYRGLPYGDMNEQQRQLLSLLIGQYVGRAAGPIGLQTWQDITEQGIEHLTFAWAGETTPGVGHRHYYSIAGPTFLAEYDNTQDNANHIHSVWRDLRNDWATDLLAAHYAMHR